One Streptomyces sp. L2 genomic window carries:
- a CDS encoding SIMPL domain-containing protein has product MTSPSTPAHGTPDAPFLTVRGEAELDAEPDTASITLTLTARGRDRRTTLDDLTHRNTTALGLLTSYGDAVQNLSTGAFSLAPELTERGRGERVRHYQGHVRISAEFTDFTLLGELTTRLADLDLTRVDGPWWTLRPDAPVHAEARRQAVRDAVGRAREYAEALGTTLAALVELADTGTQPPRPGRAAFERGGRRMSFAGGGEPPEPLDLEPPRLHVTAQVTAQFTMGPPVL; this is encoded by the coding sequence ATGACCTCACCGTCGACCCCCGCCCACGGCACCCCCGACGCCCCCTTCCTCACGGTCCGCGGCGAGGCCGAACTCGACGCCGAGCCCGACACCGCGAGCATCACCCTCACCCTCACCGCCCGGGGCCGCGACCGCCGCACCACCCTCGACGACCTCACCCACCGCAACACCACCGCCCTCGGCCTCCTCACCTCCTACGGCGACGCCGTCCAGAACCTGTCCACCGGCGCCTTCTCCCTCGCCCCCGAACTCACCGAACGCGGCCGCGGCGAACGCGTCCGCCACTACCAGGGCCACGTCCGTATCAGCGCCGAATTCACCGACTTCACCCTCCTCGGTGAACTCACCACCCGGCTGGCCGACCTCGACCTCACCCGGGTCGACGGCCCCTGGTGGACCCTGCGCCCCGACGCCCCCGTCCACGCGGAGGCCCGGCGGCAGGCGGTCCGCGACGCCGTCGGACGGGCCCGGGAGTACGCCGAGGCCCTCGGCACCACCCTCGCCGCCCTCGTCGAACTCGCCGACACCGGCACCCAACCGCCCCGGCCGGGCCGGGCGGCCTTCGAACGCGGCGGCCGGCGTATGTCCTTCGCCGGCGGCGGCGAACCCCCCGAACCCCTCGACCTCGAACCACCCCGGCTGCACGTCACCGCACAGGTGACCGCCCAATTCACCATGGGCCCGCCCGTGCTCTGA
- a CDS encoding ABC transporter ATP-binding protein: MTALLEVEDLRVAYGKIEAVKGISFSVEAGQVVTLIGTNGAGKTTTLRTLSGLLKPTSGKIVFDGKPLTSIPAHKIVALGLAHSPEGRHIFPRLTIAENLQLGAFLRKDKDGIEKDIQRAYDLFPILGERRKQAAGTLSGGEQQMLAMGRALMSQPKLLMLDEPSMGLSPIMMQKIMSTIAELKSQGTTILLVEQNAQAALSLADQGHVMEVGNIVLSGSGQDLLHDESVRKAYLGED; encoded by the coding sequence GTGACCGCACTGCTGGAGGTCGAAGACCTCAGGGTCGCCTACGGCAAGATCGAGGCCGTCAAGGGCATCTCGTTCAGCGTCGAGGCCGGCCAGGTCGTCACCCTCATCGGCACCAACGGCGCCGGCAAGACGACCACCCTGCGCACCCTCTCGGGCCTCCTCAAGCCCACCTCGGGGAAGATCGTCTTCGACGGCAAGCCCCTGACCAGCATCCCCGCGCACAAGATCGTCGCCCTCGGGCTCGCGCACTCCCCCGAAGGCCGGCACATCTTCCCGCGGCTGACCATCGCCGAGAACCTCCAGCTCGGGGCCTTCCTCCGCAAGGACAAGGACGGCATCGAGAAGGACATCCAGCGCGCCTACGACCTCTTCCCCATCCTGGGTGAGAGGCGCAAGCAGGCCGCCGGCACCCTCTCCGGCGGCGAACAGCAGATGCTCGCCATGGGCCGCGCCCTGATGTCCCAGCCCAAACTGCTCATGCTCGACGAGCCCTCGATGGGTCTGTCGCCGATCATGATGCAGAAGATCATGTCCACCATCGCCGAGCTGAAGTCCCAGGGCACGACCATCCTCCTGGTCGAGCAGAACGCCCAGGCGGCCCTCTCGCTCGCCGACCAGGGCCATGTCATGGAGGTCGGCAACATCGTCCTGTCCGGCAGCGGCCAGGACCTGCTGCACGACGAATCGGTACGCAAGGCGTACCTCGGCGAGGACTGA
- a CDS encoding ABC transporter ATP-binding protein, producing the protein MTTPVLQARDVTMRFGGLTAVKSVDFTVNSGEIVGLIGPNGAGKTTFFNCLTGLYVPTEGTVAYESKVLPPKPHLVTQAGIARTFQNIRLFANMTVLENVLVGRHTRTKEGLWSALVRGPGFRRAEKDSEARAMELLEFVGLDAKRDHLARNLPYGEQRKLEIARALASEPGLLLLDEPTAGMNPQETRTTEELVFAIRDRGIAVLVIEHDMRFIFNLCDRVAVLVQGEKLIEGTSDVVQADERVVAAYLGEPFEGEPGQAEVAEVEAAEADAAEAAEAADTADAEAAPEAEADGGDDSAGDGNGDDTAPAAESETAAEESTSTTKGEPQ; encoded by the coding sequence ATGACGACACCTGTACTCCAAGCCCGTGACGTCACGATGCGCTTCGGCGGCCTCACCGCCGTCAAGTCCGTCGACTTCACGGTCAACAGCGGCGAGATCGTCGGCCTGATCGGCCCCAACGGCGCCGGCAAGACCACCTTCTTCAACTGCCTCACCGGCCTGTACGTCCCCACCGAGGGCACCGTCGCCTACGAGAGCAAGGTCCTGCCGCCCAAGCCGCACCTGGTGACCCAGGCCGGCATCGCCCGTACCTTCCAGAACATCCGGCTCTTCGCCAACATGACCGTTCTGGAGAACGTCCTCGTCGGCCGGCACACCCGCACCAAGGAAGGCCTGTGGTCGGCACTCGTGCGCGGCCCCGGCTTCCGCAGGGCCGAGAAGGACTCCGAGGCACGCGCGATGGAGCTCCTGGAGTTCGTCGGACTCGACGCCAAACGCGACCACCTCGCGCGCAACCTCCCCTACGGCGAGCAGCGCAAGCTGGAGATCGCGCGGGCGCTGGCCTCCGAGCCCGGCCTGCTGCTCCTCGACGAGCCGACCGCGGGCATGAACCCGCAGGAGACCCGGACCACCGAGGAACTCGTCTTCGCCATCCGGGACCGCGGCATCGCCGTCCTCGTCATCGAGCACGACATGCGGTTCATCTTCAACCTGTGCGACCGGGTCGCCGTCCTCGTCCAGGGCGAGAAGCTCATCGAGGGCACCTCCGACGTCGTCCAGGCCGACGAGCGTGTCGTCGCCGCCTATCTCGGCGAGCCCTTCGAGGGCGAGCCCGGGCAGGCGGAGGTGGCGGAGGTCGAGGCGGCCGAGGCCGACGCCGCTGAAGCGGCGGAAGCGGCTGACACGGCTGACGCCGAGGCGGCTCCCGAGGCCGAGGCCGACGGCGGCGACGACAGCGCCGGCGACGGGAACGGCGACGACACCGCCCCCGCCGCCGAGAGCGAGACGGCCGCCGAGGAGAGCACCAGCACCACCAAGGGAGAGCCCCAGTGA
- a CDS encoding aminotransferase class V-fold PLP-dependent enzyme — translation MSTPHLASGPDGAGALRPLLDTVLDALTTGARARGGPLPAGGPEAVAARVTAALGDVLPDRGEPDALRTLVHALAEGAADPADPRCAAHLHCPPLAVATAADLAVSALNPSLDSWDQAPAASVLEAQVTRALAHEIGLADALVTTGGTEANELAVLLARETHGAGLRLVCGANAHHSLPRAAWLLGLPDPVVVPTPGGTLDPAALHRALTPLTGPLLVAATAGTTDAGLIDPLPEIAGLCTAHGARLHIDAAYGAALTFSDRHRDKLAGLQAAHTVTVDLHKLGWQPIAAGLLAVARPRELTALHHHADYLNAADDTDAGLPDLLGRSLRTTRRPDILKIAVTLKSLGRTGLGALVDQVCAHARDLAVLVHNHPGFELYGRPVISTVLFRPAHATDAAVAAVRRQLLHDGRAVLGRARADGRLWLKATLLNPHTRPEHLAGLLKLVEGTTPR, via the coding sequence ATGAGCACGCCGCACCTCGCCTCAGGACCCGACGGCGCCGGCGCGCTGCGGCCGCTCCTCGACACCGTCCTCGACGCCCTCACCACCGGCGCCCGCGCGCGCGGCGGTCCGCTGCCCGCCGGGGGCCCCGAGGCCGTCGCCGCCCGCGTCACCGCCGCCCTCGGCGACGTCCTGCCCGACCGCGGTGAGCCCGACGCCCTGCGCACCCTCGTGCACGCCCTCGCGGAAGGCGCCGCCGACCCCGCGGACCCCCGCTGCGCCGCCCACCTGCACTGCCCGCCCCTCGCCGTCGCCACCGCCGCCGACCTGGCCGTCAGCGCCCTCAACCCGTCCTTGGACTCCTGGGACCAGGCCCCCGCCGCCTCCGTCCTGGAAGCCCAGGTCACCCGCGCCCTCGCCCACGAGATCGGCCTCGCCGACGCCCTCGTCACCACCGGCGGCACCGAGGCCAACGAACTCGCCGTCCTCCTCGCCCGCGAGACCCACGGCGCCGGCCTCCGGCTCGTGTGCGGCGCCAACGCCCACCACTCCCTGCCCCGCGCCGCCTGGCTGCTCGGCCTGCCCGACCCCGTCGTCGTCCCCACCCCCGGCGGCACCCTCGACCCCGCCGCCCTCCACCGGGCCCTCACCCCGCTCACCGGCCCTCTGCTGGTCGCCGCCACCGCCGGCACGACCGACGCCGGCCTCATCGACCCCCTCCCCGAGATCGCCGGGCTGTGCACCGCCCACGGCGCCCGCCTGCACATCGACGCCGCCTACGGCGCCGCCCTCACCTTCAGCGACCGGCACCGCGACAAACTCGCCGGACTCCAGGCCGCCCACACGGTCACCGTCGACCTGCACAAACTCGGCTGGCAGCCGATCGCCGCCGGCCTCCTCGCCGTCGCCCGCCCCCGCGAACTCACCGCCCTCCACCACCACGCCGACTACCTCAACGCCGCCGACGACACCGACGCCGGCCTCCCCGACCTGCTCGGCCGCTCCCTGCGAACCACCCGCCGCCCCGACATCCTCAAGATCGCCGTCACCCTCAAGTCCCTCGGCCGCACCGGCCTCGGCGCCCTCGTCGACCAGGTCTGCGCCCACGCGCGCGACCTCGCCGTACTCGTCCACAACCACCCCGGCTTCGAGCTGTACGGCCGCCCCGTCATCAGCACCGTCCTGTTCCGGCCGGCCCACGCCACCGACGCCGCCGTAGCCGCCGTACGACGGCAGTTGCTGCACGACGGCCGCGCCGTCCTCGGCCGGGCCCGCGCCGACGGCCGCCTCTGGCTCAAGGCCACCCTCCTCAACCCCCACACCCGGCCCGAGCACCTGGCCGGCCTGCTGAAACTCGTGGAAGGAACCACCCCCCGATGA
- a CDS encoding response regulator — MTSPESPQPVDVPDEDKSHVPPLTTRVVIAEDEALIRLDLKEMLEEEGYTVVGEAGDGERAVELAREHRPDLVILDVKMPKLDGISAAEKIAEESIAPVLMLTAFSQRDLVERARDAGAMAYLVKPFSKSDVVPAIEMAVSRFTELKELEKEVADLTLRLETRKLVDRAKSVLQTEYGLTEPAAFRWIQKTSMDRRMSMQQVAEAVIADSEEKKAAKKD; from the coding sequence GTGACCTCCCCCGAGTCGCCCCAGCCCGTTGACGTGCCTGATGAGGACAAGTCGCACGTGCCTCCGCTGACGACCCGTGTCGTCATCGCCGAGGACGAGGCGCTGATCCGGCTCGACCTGAAAGAGATGCTGGAGGAGGAGGGCTACACGGTCGTCGGTGAGGCCGGGGACGGTGAGCGGGCCGTGGAGCTGGCCCGGGAGCACCGGCCGGACCTGGTGATCCTGGACGTGAAGATGCCCAAGCTGGACGGCATCTCCGCGGCCGAGAAGATCGCCGAGGAGTCCATCGCCCCGGTGCTGATGCTGACCGCCTTCTCGCAGCGCGACCTCGTCGAGCGGGCGCGGGACGCCGGGGCCATGGCGTACCTGGTGAAGCCGTTCAGCAAGAGCGATGTCGTCCCGGCGATCGAGATGGCTGTCTCGCGGTTCACGGAGCTGAAGGAGCTGGAGAAGGAGGTCGCCGACCTCACCCTGCGGCTGGAGACCCGCAAGCTCGTGGACCGGGCGAAGTCGGTCCTGCAGACCGAGTACGGGCTGACCGAGCCGGCCGCGTTCCGCTGGATCCAGAAGACCTCGATGGACCGCCGCATGTCCATGCAGCAGGTCGCGGAGGCGGTCATCGCGGACAGCGAGGAGAAGAAGGCCGCCAAGAAGGACTGA
- the pyk gene encoding pyruvate kinase — translation MRRAKIVCTLGPATDSYDQIKALVEAGMDVARFNLSHGSHAEHEERYHQVRKASDETGRSVGILADLQGPKIRLGHFGEGPVLLERGDSFTLTVEDGVEGDRHRCGTTYAGLAADVTPGERVLVDDGKVCLEVTAVDGPLVHTRVVEGGMVSDHKGLNLPGVAVSVPALSDKDEDDLRWALRTGFDVIALSFVRSGKDAEDVHRIMGEEGRRLPVIAKVEKPQAVENIEEIVDAFDGIMVARGDLGVEMPLEQVPIVQKRAVKLAKRNAKPVIVATQMLDSMIDNSRPTRAEASDVANAVIDGTDAVMLSGETSVGKHPVETVRTMARIVEAAEEDILAKGLPPLTERNKPRTQGGAVARAAAETGDFLGARFLVAFTQSGDTARRLSRYRSPIPLLAFTPEPATRSQLSLTWGAETFLGPAVASTDAMVDQVDELLLKYGRCDKGDVVIITAGSPPGVSGSTNMVRVHRIGEDDRPE, via the coding sequence ATGCGCCGAGCAAAGATCGTCTGTACCCTGGGGCCCGCCACCGACTCGTACGACCAGATCAAGGCACTCGTCGAGGCCGGAATGGACGTCGCCCGATTCAACCTCAGCCACGGCAGCCACGCCGAGCACGAGGAGCGCTACCACCAGGTACGGAAGGCCTCCGACGAGACCGGCCGCAGCGTGGGGATCCTCGCCGACCTTCAAGGCCCGAAGATCCGGCTCGGCCACTTCGGCGAAGGCCCCGTACTCCTTGAACGCGGCGACTCCTTCACCCTCACCGTCGAGGACGGCGTCGAAGGCGACCGCCACCGGTGCGGCACCACCTACGCCGGCCTCGCCGCGGACGTCACCCCCGGCGAACGCGTCCTCGTCGACGACGGCAAGGTCTGCCTCGAAGTCACCGCCGTCGACGGCCCCCTCGTCCACACCCGCGTCGTCGAGGGCGGCATGGTCTCCGACCACAAGGGCCTCAACCTCCCAGGCGTCGCCGTCTCCGTTCCCGCGCTCTCCGACAAGGACGAGGACGACCTCCGCTGGGCCCTGCGCACCGGCTTCGACGTCATCGCCCTGTCCTTCGTCCGCAGCGGCAAGGACGCCGAGGACGTGCACCGCATCATGGGCGAAGAGGGCCGGCGCCTCCCCGTCATCGCGAAGGTGGAAAAGCCGCAGGCCGTCGAGAACATCGAGGAGATCGTCGACGCCTTCGACGGCATCATGGTCGCCCGCGGGGACCTCGGCGTCGAAATGCCCCTCGAACAGGTCCCCATCGTCCAGAAGCGGGCCGTCAAACTCGCCAAGCGCAACGCCAAACCCGTCATCGTGGCGACCCAGATGCTCGACTCCATGATCGACAACTCCCGCCCGACCCGCGCCGAGGCATCCGACGTGGCCAACGCCGTCATCGACGGCACGGACGCGGTGATGCTGTCCGGCGAGACGAGCGTGGGCAAGCACCCCGTCGAGACGGTGCGCACGATGGCCCGCATCGTCGAGGCGGCGGAGGAGGACATCCTCGCCAAGGGCCTCCCGCCCCTGACCGAGCGCAACAAGCCCCGCACCCAGGGCGGCGCCGTCGCCCGGGCCGCCGCCGAGACCGGCGACTTCCTCGGTGCCCGGTTCCTGGTCGCCTTCACCCAGTCCGGCGACACCGCCCGCCGCCTCTCCCGCTACCGCTCCCCGATCCCGCTCCTCGCCTTCACCCCCGAACCGGCCACCCGCTCCCAGCTCAGCCTCACCTGGGGTGCCGAGACCTTCCTCGGCCCCGCGGTGGCCTCCACCGACGCGATGGTCGACCAGGTCGACGAACTGCTCCTGAAGTACGGCCGCTGCGACAAGGGCGACGTCGTGATCATCACGGCGGGCTCGCCGCCCGGCGTCTCCGGCTCCACGAACATGGTCCGCGTCCACCGCATCGGCGAGGACGACCGCCCGGAGTAG
- a CDS encoding SidA/IucD/PvdA family monooxygenase, whose translation MNPTPLTPRHEPDTPRDLVGIGIGPCNLSLAALAHPLTELDAVFYEQRPAFQWHPGLLIDGATIQVPFLADLVTLADPTNPWSFLNHLRTRGRLFPFYFAEHFHIQRAEYDAYCRWVAQNLPGLRFSHQVDAVRWNPERDVFEVDFTQLDSDGEAEALGRTYTRNIALGIGTAPHVPEPLKPLADAPGVAVHHAADYLTHREALLSAGHVTVVGSGQSGAEIFLDLLRHRPAGQEKLHWIGRTEAFAPMEYSKLGLEHFTPDYTRYFHALAEPVRDRLVAAQWQLHKGIDAGTLAAIHDELYRRTLDGGWPDAVLTPGVRVRTAGRLATTRIELHLEHLQQGSRSRLTTDAVVLATGYRDRPLDRLLAGLDPYLRRDSGERPRIDEDFRLVLDPSVTGAVHVQNAELHTHGVGAPDLGLAAWRSATILNSVTGKEPYPLPARTAFTTFGLDTPERVVPQTRQPSRLTPLADTTH comes from the coding sequence ATGAACCCGACGCCCCTGACCCCACGCCACGAACCCGACACCCCCCGCGACCTCGTCGGCATCGGCATCGGGCCCTGCAACCTCTCCCTCGCCGCCCTCGCCCACCCCCTCACCGAACTCGACGCCGTCTTCTACGAACAGCGCCCCGCCTTCCAGTGGCACCCCGGACTGCTCATCGACGGCGCCACGATCCAGGTCCCCTTCCTCGCCGACCTGGTCACCCTCGCCGACCCCACCAACCCCTGGAGCTTCCTCAACCACCTCAGAACCCGCGGCCGGCTCTTCCCCTTCTACTTCGCCGAGCACTTCCACATCCAGCGCGCCGAATACGACGCCTACTGCCGCTGGGTCGCCCAGAACCTGCCCGGCCTCCGCTTCAGCCACCAGGTCGACGCCGTCCGCTGGAACCCCGAACGGGACGTCTTCGAAGTCGACTTCACCCAACTCGACAGCGACGGCGAGGCCGAAGCCCTCGGCCGCACCTACACCCGCAACATCGCCCTCGGCATCGGCACGGCCCCCCACGTCCCCGAGCCCCTCAAGCCCCTCGCCGACGCACCCGGTGTCGCCGTCCACCACGCCGCCGACTACCTCACCCACCGCGAGGCCCTCCTGAGCGCCGGGCACGTCACCGTCGTCGGCTCCGGACAGTCCGGCGCCGAGATCTTCCTCGACCTGCTCCGCCACCGCCCCGCCGGCCAGGAGAAGCTCCACTGGATCGGCCGCACCGAGGCGTTCGCGCCCATGGAGTACTCCAAGCTCGGCCTCGAACACTTCACCCCCGACTACACCCGCTACTTCCACGCCCTCGCCGAACCCGTCCGCGACCGGCTCGTCGCCGCCCAGTGGCAACTCCACAAGGGCATCGACGCCGGCACCCTCGCCGCCATCCACGACGAGCTGTACCGCCGCACCCTCGACGGCGGCTGGCCCGACGCCGTCCTCACCCCCGGCGTCCGCGTCCGCACCGCCGGCCGGCTCGCCACCACCCGCATCGAACTCCACCTGGAACACCTCCAGCAGGGCAGCCGGTCCCGCCTCACCACCGACGCCGTCGTCCTCGCCACCGGCTACCGCGACCGCCCCCTCGACCGCCTCCTCGCCGGACTCGACCCCTACCTGCGGCGCGACAGCGGCGAACGCCCCCGCATCGACGAGGACTTCCGCCTCGTCCTCGACCCCTCGGTCACCGGCGCCGTCCACGTCCAGAACGCCGAACTCCACACCCACGGCGTCGGCGCCCCCGACCTCGGCCTCGCCGCCTGGCGCAGCGCCACCATCCTCAACTCCGTCACCGGCAAGGAGCCGTACCCGCTGCCCGCCCGGACCGCCTTCACCACCTTCGGCCTCGACACACCCGAACGCGTGGTGCCCCAGACCCGGCAGCCGAGCCGCCTCACCCCGCTGGCCGACACCACGCACTAG
- a CDS encoding branched-chain amino acid ABC transporter permease: MNTLPQQLANGLFLGSMYGLIAIGYTMVYGIVQLINFAHGEIFMTGGFGALTVYLALPHGISMWIALPAMLLGGALVSVLIAVGAERFAYRPLRGAPRLAPLITAIGLSLALQQAVFNWYPHAKSARVFPQLPFGPFHVGSVTVQSGDVFLIVAAPISMAILALFVRLSRTGRAMQATSQDPDTAQLMGIDTNRIIVIAFAIGGLFAAVAGLSYGLKYGSVSYDMGFIAGLKAFTAAVLGGIGNVYGAMLGGLVLGIAEAMATAYISNIPGMDQLGGQGWAPVWAFVLLILVLLFRPQGLLGERVADRA, translated from the coding sequence GTGAACACCCTGCCGCAGCAGCTGGCCAACGGGCTGTTCCTCGGCTCGATGTACGGTCTGATCGCCATCGGCTACACGATGGTGTACGGCATCGTCCAGCTCATCAACTTCGCCCACGGCGAGATCTTCATGACCGGAGGCTTCGGCGCCCTCACGGTCTACCTCGCCCTCCCGCACGGCATATCCATGTGGATAGCCCTGCCGGCGATGCTCCTCGGCGGCGCACTCGTCTCCGTCCTCATCGCCGTCGGTGCCGAACGCTTCGCCTACCGCCCCCTGCGCGGCGCGCCACGCCTCGCACCACTCATCACCGCCATCGGCCTCTCCCTCGCCCTGCAGCAGGCCGTCTTCAACTGGTACCCGCACGCCAAGAGCGCCCGGGTCTTCCCGCAGCTGCCGTTCGGGCCGTTCCACGTCGGGTCCGTCACCGTGCAGAGCGGTGACGTCTTCCTGATCGTGGCCGCCCCGATCTCCATGGCCATCCTGGCCCTCTTCGTCCGGCTCTCCCGCACCGGTCGCGCCATGCAGGCCACTTCGCAGGACCCCGACACCGCGCAACTGATGGGCATCGACACCAACCGCATCATCGTCATCGCGTTCGCCATCGGCGGTCTCTTCGCGGCGGTCGCGGGTCTGTCGTACGGCCTCAAGTACGGGTCCGTCTCCTACGACATGGGCTTCATCGCCGGTCTGAAGGCCTTCACCGCGGCCGTCCTCGGCGGCATCGGCAATGTCTACGGCGCCATGCTCGGCGGTCTCGTCCTCGGCATCGCCGAGGCCATGGCCACCGCCTACATCTCCAACATCCCCGGCATGGACCAGCTCGGCGGCCAGGGCTGGGCGCCGGTGTGGGCCTTCGTCCTGCTCATCCTCGTCCTCCTCTTCAGACCACAGGGTCTGCTGGGCGAACGCGTCGCGGACAGGGCGTGA
- a CDS encoding branched-chain amino acid ABC transporter permease — protein MTDTEKTPVIPLPPALARPLAAAGAVVTIASTFMSWTWTSDFPGDLTVYGYPAGLQVITLVSALIALAYTLAGYNIRGLERINPSGSNNTPALFALGTFGVVWYTVIAIAVDLNGLVNVDPGGFVAAVGSLVLAVGALGLTLDRKTEESLTKPSWAERRFLGVFHHALRFLRLAKPALPRTPRAKTAVERIIITVGTGIGLVVFTYGIGIDNQASETFIGYLIAIGLGAWALTHAGLLERYSTLCARHKGFAATLGFVAAVIFPFTQSEDHNANVGVNILIFATVALGLNIVVGLTGLLDLGYVAFLGVGAYAAAIVSGSEYSPVSGVHFPFWAAALTGMAASLVFGVLIGAPTLRLRGDYLAIVTLGFGEIFRITVNNLDGTSGPNVTRGPNGITQIPDLDIFGFQLGEAHDFAGFHLGRFANYLFLMLIVTAIVVLVFTRAADSRIGRSWIAIREDETAATAMGINGFRVKLVAFALGASLAGLAGTVMAHVNFSVNPQPYQFAGAAPPNSAFLLAAVVLGGMGTVSGPLLGAAVLYLVPEKLQFLQNYELLAFGLALVLLMRFRPEGIIANRRRQLEFHEIGQLDVPDQKTLTDEPAGTKAGA, from the coding sequence ATGACCGACACCGAGAAGACCCCCGTCATCCCGCTGCCGCCCGCGCTCGCCCGCCCGCTGGCCGCGGCCGGCGCCGTGGTCACCATCGCGTCCACGTTCATGTCGTGGACCTGGACCTCCGACTTCCCCGGTGACCTGACCGTCTACGGCTACCCCGCGGGCCTCCAGGTGATCACCCTGGTCAGCGCGCTGATCGCCCTGGCCTACACGCTCGCCGGTTACAACATCCGCGGACTGGAGCGCATCAACCCCAGCGGCAGCAACAACACGCCGGCCCTCTTCGCACTCGGCACGTTCGGTGTCGTCTGGTACACGGTCATCGCGATCGCCGTCGACCTCAACGGCCTGGTCAACGTGGACCCGGGCGGTTTCGTCGCCGCCGTGGGCTCCCTCGTCCTCGCCGTCGGCGCGCTCGGCCTCACCCTCGACCGCAAGACCGAGGAATCGCTGACCAAGCCGTCCTGGGCGGAACGACGCTTCCTCGGCGTGTTCCACCACGCGCTCCGCTTCCTGCGGCTGGCCAAGCCCGCGCTCCCCCGCACGCCCCGCGCCAAGACCGCGGTGGAACGGATCATCATCACCGTCGGTACCGGGATCGGGCTGGTCGTCTTCACCTACGGCATCGGCATCGACAACCAGGCCAGCGAGACCTTCATCGGCTACCTCATCGCCATCGGCCTCGGCGCCTGGGCCCTGACCCACGCCGGCCTCCTGGAGCGGTACTCCACCCTGTGCGCGCGGCACAAGGGCTTCGCCGCCACCCTCGGCTTCGTCGCCGCCGTGATCTTCCCGTTCACCCAGAGCGAGGACCACAACGCCAACGTCGGCGTCAACATCCTCATCTTCGCGACCGTGGCCCTCGGCCTGAACATCGTCGTCGGCCTCACCGGCCTCCTCGACCTCGGCTACGTCGCCTTCCTCGGTGTGGGCGCCTACGCCGCCGCGATCGTCTCCGGCTCCGAGTACTCCCCGGTCTCCGGCGTGCACTTCCCCTTCTGGGCCGCCGCGCTCACCGGCATGGCCGCCTCGCTGGTCTTCGGTGTCCTCATCGGCGCACCGACCCTGCGACTGCGCGGCGACTACCTGGCCATCGTGACCCTCGGTTTCGGAGAGATCTTCCGTATCACCGTCAACAACCTCGACGGCACCTCCGGTCCGAACGTCACCCGCGGCCCCAACGGCATCACCCAGATCCCCGACCTGGACATCTTCGGGTTCCAGCTCGGTGAGGCCCACGACTTCGCCGGATTCCACCTCGGCCGGTTCGCCAACTACCTGTTCCTGATGCTGATCGTCACCGCGATCGTCGTCCTCGTCTTCACCCGCGCCGCCGACTCCCGGATCGGCCGCTCCTGGATCGCCATCCGCGAGGACGAGACCGCGGCGACCGCCATGGGCATCAACGGCTTCCGCGTCAAGCTGGTCGCCTTCGCCCTCGGCGCCTCCCTCGCCGGCCTCGCCGGCACCGTCATGGCGCACGTCAACTTCAGCGTCAACCCGCAACCCTACCAGTTCGCCGGCGCCGCCCCGCCCAACTCCGCGTTCCTGCTCGCCGCGGTCGTCCTCGGCGGCATGGGCACCGTCAGCGGCCCGCTGCTCGGCGCCGCCGTGCTCTACCTGGTCCCCGAGAAGCTCCAGTTCCTGCAGAACTACGAGCTGCTCGCCTTCGGCCTCGCCCTCGTCCTGCTCATGCGGTTCCGGCCGGAGGGCATCATCGCCAACCGCCGCCGCCAGCTGGAGTTCCACGAGATCGGCCAACTCGACGTACCCGACCAGAAAACCCTGACCGACGAACCCGCCGGCACCAAGGCAGGGGCGTAA